The following proteins come from a genomic window of Pirellulales bacterium:
- a CDS encoding PAS domain S-box protein — MTMADTATPVSNVADIEQIQRELTISRALSENSPINIMMANTDLVVTYANPASIRTLRQIEHLLPCKADQVVGKSIDLFHKDPSAQRRLLANPRNLPHRAVISLASEKLDLLVSAVYDEAGNYLGPMVTWEVVTEKLAMQAKNRDFANQIEAISAAQAVIEFELDGTIVNANQNFLSAMGYSLPEIRGKHHSMFVDLEYSKSSDYRRFWERLRDGESQQGEFQRFGKGGKEIWIEARYSSLLDEQGKPYKVVKYASDITNAVRQRREIAEAQERERRAKQDLSDKIDALLVVVNAAADGDLTRPITIHSDDAVGQLAGALGTTLTSLQQMIRQIIESAAQFTEGARVIAESSQSLAQGAQTQSSAVEEMTASIEELSRSIDNVKNNAVEADTVARDTNRLAEEGGTAVQKSIEAMGLIKNSSEQISEIIQVISEIASQTNLLALNAAIEAARAGEHGLGFAVVADEVRKLAERASEATKQISSLIKESTRRVEEGSTLSTQTGAALQKIIQGVESTAKKISEIATSTVEQARNAKEVACAIQNIAQVTEQSAAGSEEMASSSEELGAQAAGLRDMVSRFKTE, encoded by the coding sequence ATGACCATGGCTGACACTGCCACACCGGTTTCGAATGTCGCCGACATCGAGCAGATCCAGCGCGAGCTGACGATCAGTCGGGCGTTGAGCGAGAACTCACCGATCAACATCATGATGGCCAACACCGACTTGGTCGTCACCTATGCCAACCCGGCGAGCATCCGGACGCTGCGCCAGATCGAACACTTGCTGCCGTGCAAGGCCGACCAAGTGGTGGGCAAGTCGATCGACTTGTTCCACAAAGACCCCAGCGCCCAACGCCGGTTGCTTGCCAACCCGCGGAACCTGCCGCACCGTGCCGTGATTTCGCTCGCCTCCGAGAAGCTCGACCTGCTGGTCAGCGCGGTCTACGACGAAGCCGGCAACTATCTCGGTCCCATGGTCACCTGGGAAGTCGTGACCGAGAAGCTCGCCATGCAGGCGAAGAACCGCGACTTTGCCAACCAAATCGAGGCCATCAGCGCCGCTCAAGCGGTGATCGAATTCGAGCTCGATGGCACGATCGTCAACGCCAACCAGAACTTCCTTTCGGCGATGGGCTATTCGCTGCCCGAGATTCGCGGCAAGCATCACAGCATGTTCGTCGATCTCGAATACTCGAAGTCGTCGGACTACCGCCGCTTCTGGGAACGCCTCCGTGACGGCGAGTCGCAGCAAGGCGAGTTCCAACGCTTCGGCAAGGGCGGCAAAGAAATCTGGATCGAGGCCCGCTACAGCTCGCTGCTTGACGAGCAGGGCAAGCCGTACAAGGTCGTCAAGTACGCCAGCGACATCACCAATGCCGTCCGGCAACGTCGCGAGATTGCCGAAGCCCAGGAGCGCGAGCGTCGGGCCAAGCAAGACCTGAGCGACAAGATCGACGCGCTGCTGGTCGTGGTGAACGCGGCTGCCGATGGTGACCTGACCCGGCCGATCACCATCCACAGCGACGACGCCGTCGGCCAACTGGCCGGTGCGTTGGGCACGACCTTGACCAGCTTGCAGCAGATGATCCGTCAGATCATCGAGAGCGCTGCCCAGTTCACCGAAGGCGCCCGCGTCATCGCGGAGAGCTCGCAGTCGCTGGCGCAAGGCGCCCAGACGCAGAGCTCGGCCGTCGAGGAAATGACTGCCTCGATCGAAGAGCTCAGCCGCTCGATCGACAATGTCAAGAACAACGCCGTCGAGGCCGACACCGTCGCCCGCGACACGAACCGCCTGGCCGAGGAAGGCGGCACCGCCGTGCAGAAGTCGATCGAGGCCATGGGCCTGATCAAGAACAGCTCGGAGCAGATCAGCGAGATCATTCAGGTGATCTCGGAGATCGCCAGCCAGACGAACCTGCTGGCCTTGAACGCCGCCATCGAAGCGGCCCGCGCCGGCGAGCACGGCCTGGGCTTTGCCGTCGTGGCCGACGAAGTTCGCAAGCTGGCGGAACGGGCCAGCGAGGCGACCAAGCAAATCTCGTCGCTGATCAAGGAATCGACCCGCCGCGTCGAGGAAGGCTCCACGCTGAGCACGCAGACCGGTGCCGCGCTGCAGAAGATCATCCAGGGCGTCGAATCGACGGCCAAGAAGATCTCGGAGATCGCGACCTCGACCGTCGAACAGGCCCGCAACGCCAAGGAAGTGGCCTGCGCCATCCAGAACATCGCCCAGGTGACGGAGCAATCCGCCGCCGGCAGCGAGGAGATGGCGTCCAGCAGCGAAGAACTCGGGGCCCAGGCCGCCGGCCTTCGCGACATGGTCAGCCGCTTCAAGACCGAGTAG
- a CDS encoding chemotaxis protein CheW gives MGSMQLVSFRLGQEEYGVEITKVQEIILMGEITRVPQTPPFIKGLINLRSTVIPIVDLRLRFGLSTEANTDETRIMVVNVAGKTIGIIVDAVSEVLRISKDQIAPPPPTVAGLGREYLTGLVKLESRLLIMLDIDQILGGQENAALEAVAN, from the coding sequence ATGGGCAGCATGCAGCTGGTCAGTTTCCGTCTCGGCCAGGAGGAGTATGGCGTCGAGATCACCAAGGTTCAGGAAATCATCCTGATGGGCGAAATCACGCGCGTTCCCCAAACGCCGCCGTTCATCAAGGGCCTGATCAATCTCCGCAGCACGGTCATTCCGATCGTCGACCTGCGGCTGCGTTTTGGCCTGAGTACGGAGGCCAATACGGACGAGACCCGGATCATGGTCGTCAACGTGGCCGGCAAGACGATCGGGATCATCGTCGACGCCGTGAGCGAGGTGCTGCGCATCTCGAAAGACCAGATTGCCCCGCCGCCACCGACCGTGGCCGGCCTGGGCCGTGAATACCTCACGGGCCTGGTCAAGCTCGAAAGCCGCCTGCTGATCATGCTCGACATCGACCAGATCCTCGGCGGCCAAGAAAACGCCGCCTTGGAAGCGGTTGCGAACTGA
- a CDS encoding response regulator: protein MSLRVLVADDSSTMRKIIIRSLLAVGASDTTEAADGAEAINLFKPGSFDLVLTDWNMPAKNGLEVVQAIRAQDASVPIIMVTTEAEKQRVLQAIEAGVSDYLVKPFTAETLREKLEKHGC, encoded by the coding sequence ATGAGCCTGCGAGTGCTGGTTGCCGACGACTCGAGCACAATGCGCAAGATCATTATCCGTTCGTTGCTGGCGGTAGGCGCCAGTGACACGACCGAGGCAGCCGACGGCGCCGAGGCGATCAATCTGTTCAAGCCAGGCTCTTTCGACCTGGTGCTGACCGACTGGAACATGCCGGCCAAGAACGGCCTCGAAGTGGTCCAGGCGATTCGCGCTCAGGACGCCAGCGTGCCGATCATCATGGTCACGACCGAAGCCGAAAAGCAGCGCGTGCTGCAGGCCATCGAGGCCGGCGTGTCGGACTATCTGGTCAAGCCGTTCACGGCCGAAACGCTCCGCGAGAAGCTCGAGAAGCACGGTTGCTAG
- a CDS encoding tetratricopeptide repeat protein: MNDLDRQPTLVPLYERYLDDLRTADFIEAVSARYRLGTLARLTEHPLRQVRRAAVLAIGFLGNYEQNGIVGRRLNDADRTVRTIAENTIRQLWLRDGEPQHQAELAAIARLNHDGHSAKAIERATALLRHAPWLAEAWNQRAIAHSQQERWTAAIADCHQALEINPYHFAAAAGMGQCYLKLERYARALECMQRALKLNPDLMTVRACVQYLQRVLKAD, encoded by the coding sequence GTGAACGACCTGGACCGACAACCGACGCTCGTCCCGCTTTACGAGCGGTATCTCGACGACCTGCGCACGGCCGATTTCATCGAGGCCGTCTCGGCGCGCTACCGGCTGGGCACTCTGGCCCGCCTGACCGAACACCCGCTGCGCCAGGTGCGCCGTGCGGCGGTGTTGGCCATCGGGTTCCTGGGCAATTACGAGCAGAACGGCATTGTCGGCCGGCGGCTGAACGACGCCGACCGCACGGTCCGGACCATCGCCGAGAACACGATTCGCCAGCTTTGGCTGCGCGACGGTGAGCCGCAGCACCAGGCCGAGTTGGCGGCGATTGCCCGGCTCAATCATGACGGGCACTCCGCGAAAGCCATCGAACGAGCGACCGCCCTGCTCCGGCACGCCCCCTGGCTGGCCGAAGCCTGGAACCAAAGGGCCATCGCACATAGCCAGCAAGAGCGATGGACCGCGGCGATCGCCGATTGCCACCAGGCGTTGGAGATTAACCCCTATCATTTTGCCGCGGCGGCGGGGATGGGGCAGTGCTACCTGAAGCTCGAACGCTATGCCCGCGCCCTCGAGTGCATGCAGCGGGCCCTCAAGCTGAACCCCGACCTGATGACCGTTCGGGCCTGCGTGCAGTATTTGCAGCGGGTCTTGAAGGCCGACTGA
- a CDS encoding vanadium-dependent haloperoxidase encodes MSHRVLTCLAGLVLCLPSQVFAADVVTAWNALLAQGIRNDTTMVNPGWSSRALALMNGAMYDSLMAIERTHVPFLVDTSAGDPSSVHAALATAAHDIALAVYPGQQALFDNAYNAQMAAIAASPKKVNGIALGQFIANEYLAARAMDGSDVMAAYGQNPDPGHWRPDPLHSDQQAWGPGWGAVDPFTYATHNDFPAVPVVPDMTSAEYTASFDEVKSLGEKNSMTRTADQTEIGIFWGYDRQGMGPPPVLYTRNLLEISEQQGNSLQENALLFAQGAVAMADAAIAAWDVKYRDDFWRPISGIREADTDGNPLTVADESWEPLGAPSSDPFTPPFPAYVSGHATFGGALYSVLESFYGTDNVSFDLTSQELPGVTRHFTSFSQAELENAESRIFLGIHWRFDAVEGINLGNNVAAHVTGTYFQPVPEPSSFVLALAAIALGGCHWAARRRTGKRS; translated from the coding sequence ATGTCGCATCGTGTCCTGACCTGTCTGGCTGGGCTTGTGCTTTGTCTACCCAGCCAGGTGTTCGCCGCCGACGTAGTTACCGCGTGGAATGCCTTGCTCGCCCAAGGGATTCGCAACGATACGACGATGGTCAATCCCGGTTGGTCTTCGCGGGCGCTGGCCTTGATGAACGGCGCGATGTACGACTCACTGATGGCGATCGAACGCACGCACGTCCCGTTTCTCGTGGATACGAGCGCGGGCGATCCTTCTTCGGTGCACGCCGCGCTGGCGACTGCCGCGCACGACATTGCACTGGCCGTTTATCCCGGGCAGCAAGCCCTGTTTGACAACGCTTACAACGCGCAGATGGCAGCGATCGCCGCGTCGCCGAAAAAGGTGAATGGCATCGCGCTGGGACAATTCATCGCCAACGAGTATCTGGCCGCGCGCGCGATGGACGGGTCGGACGTGATGGCCGCCTACGGCCAGAACCCGGATCCAGGTCATTGGCGCCCGGATCCGTTGCACTCAGACCAGCAGGCATGGGGGCCGGGCTGGGGCGCGGTCGATCCGTTCACCTATGCGACGCACAACGATTTTCCCGCGGTCCCAGTCGTGCCCGACATGACCAGCGCCGAGTACACGGCGTCGTTCGACGAGGTGAAATCGCTCGGCGAAAAGAACAGCATGACCCGGACGGCCGATCAGACCGAAATCGGCATCTTTTGGGGCTACGACCGCCAGGGGATGGGACCGCCGCCGGTGCTGTATACGCGGAACCTGCTGGAGATCTCTGAGCAGCAGGGGAACTCGCTGCAGGAGAACGCCCTGCTGTTCGCGCAGGGGGCAGTTGCCATGGCCGACGCGGCCATCGCTGCCTGGGACGTCAAGTACCGCGACGATTTCTGGCGCCCGATCAGCGGCATTCGCGAAGCCGACACCGATGGCAACCCGCTGACGGTGGCCGACGAGTCTTGGGAGCCGTTGGGCGCGCCGTCGAGCGATCCGTTCACGCCCCCCTTCCCTGCCTATGTCTCCGGGCATGCAACCTTCGGGGGCGCACTGTACTCAGTCCTGGAGAGTTTCTACGGCACAGATAACGTTTCTTTCGACCTGACTTCGCAGGAGTTGCCCGGCGTCACGCGGCACTTCACCAGCTTCAGCCAGGCCGAACTCGAGAACGCCGAAAGCCGCATCTTCCTGGGCATTCACTGGCGCTTCGATGCCGTCGAAGGGATCAATTTGGGAAACAACGTTGCCGCGCACGTGACCGGCACCTACTTCCAGCCCGTTCCCGAGCCGAGCAGTTTCGTGCTGGCGCTGGCGGCGATCGCGCTGGGCGGATGCCATTGGGCAGCACGGCGCCGGACCGGCAAGCGGAGCTGA
- a CDS encoding glycerol-3-phosphate dehydrogenase/oxidase → MTTASSPVLILGAGINGAALARELVLNQIPVCLVDTADIGFGATAYSSRLIHGGLRYLEHGEFDLVRESLAERNRLVALAPHLVRPLRLYIPVAGRWGGLFDSARRFLGFERPARKANVQQQRGLWLVRLGLGFYDAYAGTHALERYRVYRVEQAAASPIPRVDAQRFHWLCAYSDAQVQFPERFTLALLADAQRLAKAGGVPFEVHTYRRAELHGDEVRLAPVAGLYRREASPSVTLRPAAIVNATGAWVDFTLSELRITQRKFMGGTKGSHFLTYHPGLRAALGDGAIYAEAPDGRPVFIMPFDDGTLVGTTDLPYSDRPETAVASPDELQYLVETVNAIIAGVRLTLDDIVLHYSGIRPLPATGAGVPAAITRRHWMEEHADAAVPCYSIIGGKLTTCRSLAESATAMLLARLGRPRMQTSQDRPLPGAEDYPASPDALVAEQQVLASSHGLRPAQVAAMWRLCGTQVREILAAEGTCGGESLVGTELPVEFCRWSMLEEWTVTLADLVERRLMLLYEPGLSEATLRQLGQIMVAAGRASPDELERQLGETRARLAQHFGRTVPTDPLPRGNGRPAPTPGPRAAAGS, encoded by the coding sequence GTGACTACCGCGTCGTCGCCTGTGTTGATCCTCGGTGCCGGCATCAATGGGGCCGCCCTGGCCCGCGAGTTGGTGCTGAATCAGATACCGGTCTGCCTGGTCGACACGGCGGATATCGGCTTTGGGGCGACCGCCTACTCGTCGCGACTGATCCACGGCGGCTTGCGCTACCTGGAGCACGGCGAGTTCGACCTGGTGCGCGAATCACTCGCCGAGCGCAACCGCCTGGTGGCGCTCGCCCCGCACCTGGTCCGGCCGCTACGGCTGTATATTCCCGTCGCGGGGCGCTGGGGTGGGCTCTTCGATTCGGCGCGGCGCTTCCTGGGCTTCGAACGCCCCGCGCGCAAGGCCAATGTGCAGCAGCAGCGCGGGCTGTGGCTCGTGCGCCTGGGCTTGGGCTTTTACGACGCCTATGCCGGCACGCATGCCTTGGAGCGTTATCGCGTCTATCGCGTGGAACAGGCCGCGGCGTCTCCGATTCCGCGCGTGGATGCGCAGCGTTTTCACTGGCTATGCGCATATTCCGACGCGCAGGTGCAGTTTCCCGAGCGCTTTACGCTGGCCTTGTTGGCCGATGCACAGCGGCTCGCCAAGGCCGGCGGGGTGCCGTTCGAGGTGCATACCTATCGTCGTGCCGAACTGCACGGAGACGAGGTTCGCCTTGCGCCGGTGGCCGGATTGTACCGCCGGGAAGCATCGCCCAGCGTGACGCTGCGGCCGGCGGCCATCGTCAACGCGACAGGCGCGTGGGTCGACTTCACGCTCAGCGAGCTGCGGATCACACAACGCAAGTTCATGGGGGGCACCAAGGGGAGCCATTTTCTCACCTATCACCCCGGGTTACGCGCGGCCTTGGGAGACGGAGCCATCTATGCCGAGGCTCCCGACGGCCGGCCCGTGTTCATCATGCCCTTCGACGACGGTACCCTGGTCGGCACCACCGATTTGCCCTACAGCGATCGGCCGGAGACGGCCGTGGCGTCGCCCGACGAGCTGCAATACCTGGTCGAGACGGTCAACGCGATTATCGCCGGCGTGCGACTGACCTTGGACGACATCGTCCTTCACTACAGCGGCATCCGCCCGCTGCCCGCTACCGGCGCGGGCGTACCCGCGGCCATCACGCGCAGGCACTGGATGGAGGAACATGCGGACGCCGCGGTACCGTGTTATTCGATCATCGGCGGAAAGTTGACCACGTGCCGGTCCTTGGCCGAGTCGGCCACCGCCATGCTGTTGGCGCGGTTAGGACGGCCGCGCATGCAAACGTCTCAAGACCGCCCGCTACCGGGCGCCGAGGATTATCCGGCCAGCCCCGACGCTTTGGTCGCAGAGCAACAGGTGCTCGCCTCGAGCCATGGGCTCAGGCCGGCGCAGGTCGCCGCGATGTGGCGGCTGTGCGGCACTCAGGTGCGCGAGATCCTCGCCGCAGAGGGCACCTGCGGTGGTGAGTCGCTCGTCGGTACCGAGTTGCCGGTGGAGTTTTGCCGCTGGTCGATGCTCGAGGAATGGACAGTCACGCTGGCCGACCTGGTCGAGCGCCGGTTGATGCTGCTCTACGAGCCGGGGCTCAGCGAGGCCACGCTGCGGCAATTGGGCCAGATCATGGTCGCCGCCGGCCGCGCCTCGCCCGACGAGCTCGAGCGACAACTCGGCGAAACGCGCGCACGCCTGGCTCAGCATTTTGGCCGCACCGTCCCGACCGATCCCTTGCCGCGGGGCAACGGACGCCCTGCGCCAACGCCGGGGCCCCGTGCTGCCGCCGGCAGTTGA
- a CDS encoding MIP family channel protein codes for MSRETWREVAAEFLGTFVLVTFGVAVVAQVLLGNKANGDYLSINLGWGLAVTMGIYVAGGVTGAHLNPAVTLAMAVLRDFGWGRVIPYIAAQVAAAFVASAVVYAVYHEALARHPRDLSTAGIWATYPNTAFPLSNVPGGLVDQIVGTALLVGVIFGISDKRNLSPESNLGPVIVGALVLLIGMTFGLNCGYAINPARDFGPRLFTYFAGWGGKVFEAHDGWWWVPIIGPLIGGVVGGAVYDLFITRLHPRR; via the coding sequence ATGTCGCGCGAAACGTGGCGGGAAGTGGCGGCGGAGTTCCTGGGCACCTTTGTGCTCGTGACGTTCGGCGTGGCGGTCGTGGCCCAGGTGCTGTTGGGCAACAAGGCCAATGGCGATTACCTGTCGATCAACCTCGGCTGGGGCCTGGCCGTGACGATGGGAATCTACGTCGCCGGCGGCGTGACTGGTGCGCATCTCAACCCGGCCGTGACGCTGGCCATGGCGGTCTTGCGCGACTTCGGTTGGGGACGCGTGATTCCCTACATCGCTGCGCAGGTCGCCGCGGCCTTTGTGGCTTCGGCCGTGGTCTATGCCGTGTATCACGAGGCCCTCGCCCGTCACCCGCGCGATCTGTCGACCGCGGGCATTTGGGCCACGTACCCCAACACGGCCTTTCCGCTGAGTAACGTGCCCGGGGGGCTGGTCGATCAGATCGTCGGTACGGCCCTGCTGGTCGGCGTGATCTTCGGCATCTCGGACAAGCGCAACCTGTCGCCCGAAAGCAACCTGGGCCCGGTGATCGTCGGCGCGCTGGTGTTGCTGATCGGCATGACGTTCGGCTTGAACTGCGGCTATGCGATCAATCCGGCCCGAGATTTCGGCCCCCGGCTGTTCACCTATTTCGCCGGCTGGGGTGGGAAGGTGTTCGAGGCCCACGACGGTTGGTGGTGGGTGCCCATCATCGGGCCGCTGATCGGCGGTGTCGTCGGTGGAGCGGTTTACGATCTGTTCATCACGCGGCTGCATCCGCGGCGCTAA
- the glpK gene encoding glycerol kinase GlpK, with translation MSKYILALDQGTTSSRAIVFQRDGRAVAMAQREFEQLLPTPGHVEHRPEEIWSSQLQVAQEALAQAGLTAADIAALGITNQRETTILWERATGKPIANAIVWQSRITAPICDRLQAQGLADTFRSKTGLVVDAYFSGTKIKHLLDTIEGARAKAERGEVLFGTVDSYLIWRLTGGRCHVTDYSNASRTLIFNIHTLDWDDELLAILEIPRAMLPEVRPSSEVYGSTSPELFGAAIPVAGCAGDQQAATFGQACFEPGAAKNTYGTGCFMLLNTGTKAVPSNNRLLTTIGWGLGGEVTYCLEGSVFIAGAVVQWLRDGLGVIQSSIDVEKLAASVPDSEGVYLVPAFVGLGAPHWDPYARGAIFGLTRGTRLGHIARAAVESMAYQTRDLLDAMQKDAGIRLAELKVDGGASVNNALMQFQADLLGTRVLRPVVAETTALGAAYLAGLAVGYWQDQQDVARNWALERQFEPQMPASEREAKYALWQRAVSRSLDWQPH, from the coding sequence ATGAGCAAATACATCCTGGCGCTCGATCAAGGTACGACCTCGAGCCGGGCTATCGTGTTTCAACGCGACGGCCGCGCCGTGGCCATGGCCCAGCGCGAGTTTGAACAGTTGCTGCCCACGCCTGGACACGTCGAGCATCGACCCGAGGAGATCTGGTCGAGCCAATTGCAAGTCGCGCAAGAGGCGCTGGCGCAGGCCGGGCTCACGGCGGCCGACATTGCCGCGCTGGGCATTACCAATCAGCGCGAAACGACGATCCTCTGGGAACGGGCGACCGGAAAACCGATTGCCAACGCCATCGTCTGGCAGAGCCGCATCACCGCCCCCATCTGTGATCGGCTGCAGGCCCAGGGGCTGGCCGACACCTTTCGCAGCAAGACGGGTCTGGTGGTCGATGCGTATTTTTCCGGTACCAAGATCAAGCACCTGCTCGACACGATCGAGGGCGCACGCGCTAAGGCCGAACGTGGAGAGGTCCTGTTCGGCACGGTCGACAGCTACCTGATCTGGCGGCTGACTGGCGGGCGCTGCCATGTGACCGACTACAGCAACGCCAGCCGTACGCTGATCTTCAACATTCATACGCTCGACTGGGATGACGAGCTGCTGGCCATCCTCGAGATCCCACGCGCGATGCTGCCCGAGGTGCGACCCTCGAGCGAGGTCTACGGCTCGACCAGCCCCGAGCTGTTCGGCGCGGCGATTCCCGTGGCAGGGTGCGCCGGCGATCAACAGGCCGCCACCTTCGGCCAGGCCTGCTTCGAGCCCGGCGCCGCGAAGAACACCTATGGCACCGGATGTTTCATGCTGCTCAACACGGGCACCAAGGCCGTGCCGTCGAACAACCGGCTGCTGACGACGATCGGCTGGGGGTTGGGGGGCGAGGTGACCTACTGCCTCGAAGGCTCGGTGTTTATCGCCGGTGCCGTCGTGCAATGGCTCCGCGACGGGCTGGGCGTGATCCAAAGCTCCATCGACGTCGAAAAGCTGGCCGCCAGCGTGCCCGATTCCGAGGGCGTGTATCTCGTGCCGGCGTTTGTCGGTTTGGGAGCGCCGCACTGGGACCCTTACGCTCGTGGCGCGATCTTCGGTCTGACGCGCGGTACACGGCTAGGGCATATTGCCCGGGCCGCCGTCGAGTCGATGGCCTATCAGACGCGCGACTTGCTCGACGCGATGCAGAAAGACGCGGGCATCCGCTTGGCCGAGTTGAAAGTCGACGGCGGGGCCAGCGTCAACAACGCCCTGATGCAGTTCCAGGCCGATTTGTTGGGCACCCGGGTGCTGCGACCGGTGGTGGCCGAAACGACGGCGCTTGGCGCGGCCTATCTGGCGGGCCTGGCCGTCGGCTACTGGCAGGACCAGCAAGACGTGGCGCGGAATTGGGCCCTGGAGCGCCAATTCGAACCACAAATGCCGGCCAGCGAACGCGAGGCGAAATACGCGCTATGGCAGCGGGCCGTGTCGCGCTCGCTGGATTGGCAACCGCACTAA
- the aceK gene encoding bifunctional isocitrate dehydrogenase kinase/phosphatase: protein MTQVTTSRLANVIARAIRRAFDLYQHEFGEITRRARQRFVDRDWHGMQADSAERLDVYEAEVAHIGQRVIELLEDRVHDRMVWGSIKAVFSSLIADRDDWEIAETFYNSVTRRIFTTVGVDNEIEFVHTDFDSPPHLASQPVYRTYGRGESVQKLLQAILTEYELPLRGPQLDHETRLAARCIEDRLRAIGALRVVERTEIVKSIFYRGEYAYVIGRMSSGSHMLPLALCLKHDERGITIDAVLTDENDLSLLFSFARSYFHVEVERPYDLVAFINSIIPRKRAAEIYISIGYNKHGKTELYRNALRHLAASDDQYELAQGLRGMVMICFTMPSYAVVFKIIKDRFDYPKTCTRHSVIDKYHFVFKHDRAGRLVDAQEYKYLELDRHRFKQELLDELLAVAAETVFVRGDRVVIRHCYAERRVVPLNVFLQEADDAAARAAVIDYGQAIKDLAWTNIFPGDLMLKNFGVTRHGRVVFYDYDEISEVTECNIRRLPEDYGMLGEPSHGVGLHDMFPEEFLYFIGLSGPLRDVFLEHHGDLFTVEFWQEVQRRLRARQIIHIAPYGADQRLPREEESAARLARPA, encoded by the coding sequence ATGACGCAAGTGACCACCAGCCGGCTGGCGAACGTCATCGCCCGCGCCATCCGCCGCGCCTTCGACCTCTATCAGCACGAGTTTGGCGAGATTACGCGCCGCGCGCGGCAGCGGTTCGTCGACCGCGATTGGCACGGCATGCAGGCCGATAGCGCCGAGCGGCTCGACGTTTACGAGGCCGAGGTCGCGCACATCGGACAGCGCGTCATCGAGCTGCTGGAAGACCGCGTGCACGATCGGATGGTGTGGGGCAGCATCAAGGCCGTGTTTTCCAGCTTGATCGCCGATCGCGACGACTGGGAGATCGCCGAGACGTTCTACAACTCGGTCACACGGCGGATCTTTACGACGGTCGGTGTCGACAACGAGATCGAATTCGTCCACACCGATTTTGACAGCCCGCCGCACCTGGCGAGCCAGCCGGTGTATCGCACCTACGGCCGGGGCGAGTCCGTGCAGAAGTTGCTTCAGGCCATTTTGACCGAGTACGAGCTGCCGCTGCGCGGGCCGCAGCTCGACCATGAAACCCGGCTGGCGGCCCGGTGCATCGAGGATCGTCTCCGGGCGATCGGCGCGCTGCGGGTCGTCGAGCGGACCGAGATCGTCAAGTCGATTTTCTATCGGGGCGAGTACGCGTATGTGATTGGCCGCATGTCGAGCGGCTCGCACATGCTGCCGCTGGCGCTGTGCCTGAAGCACGACGAGCGCGGGATCACGATCGACGCGGTCTTGACCGATGAAAACGACCTGAGCCTGTTGTTCAGCTTTGCCCGCTCGTATTTCCACGTCGAGGTCGAACGCCCCTACGACCTCGTGGCATTCATTAATTCGATCATCCCGCGGAAACGTGCGGCCGAAATCTACATCTCGATCGGCTACAACAAGCACGGCAAGACGGAGCTGTATCGCAATGCCCTGAGGCACCTGGCCGCCTCGGACGATCAGTACGAATTGGCGCAAGGCCTGCGGGGCATGGTGATGATCTGCTTTACCATGCCGTCGTACGCCGTGGTGTTCAAGATCATCAAGGACCGCTTCGACTACCCGAAGACCTGCACGCGGCATTCGGTGATTGACAAGTATCATTTCGTGTTCAAGCACGATCGCGCCGGGCGGCTGGTCGATGCGCAGGAGTACAAGTACCTCGAGCTCGACCGGCACCGCTTCAAGCAGGAATTGCTCGACGAATTGCTGGCCGTCGCGGCCGAAACGGTGTTTGTGCGCGGCGACCGCGTCGTCATTCGCCACTGCTACGCCGAACGGCGGGTCGTGCCGTTGAACGTGTTTCTCCAGGAAGCCGACGACGCGGCGGCCCGGGCCGCGGTGATCGACTATGGCCAGGCGATCAAGGACCTGGCCTGGACCAATATTTTTCCCGGCGACTTGATGCTCAAGAACTTCGGCGTCACGCGGCACGGGCGGGTCGTGTTCTACGACTACGACGAGATCAGCGAAGTTACCGAGTGCAACATCCGCCGCTTGCCCGAGGACTATGGCATGCTGGGCGAGCCGTCGCACGGCGTCGGCCTGCACGACATGTTTCCCGAGGAGTTCCTGTACTTCATTGGGCTGTCCGGCCCCTTGCGCGACGTGTTCCTCGAGCATCACGGCGACTTGTTCACCGTGGAATTCTGGCAAGAGGTGCAGCGTCGCTTGCGTGCGCGGCAGATCATTCACATCGCGCCCTACGGGGCGGATCAGCGGCTGCCGCGTGAGGAAGAATCAGCGGCGCGCCTGGCCCGGCCGGCCTAG